In the Solanum pennellii chromosome 5, SPENNV200 genome, one interval contains:
- the LOC107019637 gene encoding uncharacterized protein LOC107019637, whose product MIDNHRGWHEMLPYVLLGHRTTVRTSIGATPYLLVYETEAVIPAEVEIPSLRITQEAELSNAEWVSKRIDQFSLIDDKRMVAVCHGRLYRQRMIRAFHKRVRARIFEVGQLVLKRIFPHQDEYKGKFTPNWQYMVRKVLSGGALVLSEMDGTAWSKPIKSDAVKTYDMWNNSDSQSYLASTDCLFSLPFDPLALAITFCNRRLNVAIWSIAKRA is encoded by the exons atgattgacaatcacCGAGGTTGGCACGAGATGTTACCATATGTTTTGTTGGGTCATCGAACGACTGTCAGAACGTCAATTGGAGCTACTCCGTATTTACTAGTATACGAAACAGAAGCCGTCATACCCGCCGAAGTTGAGATACCGTCTTTGAGAATTACCCAAGAAGCTGAGTTGAGTAATGCTGAATGGGTTAGCAAAAGAATTGATCAGTTCAGTTTGATTGACGATAAGAGAATGGTTGCCGTTTGTCATGGTCGGTTGTATCGACAGAGAATGATTCGTGCTTTTCACAAGAGAGTAAGAGCCAGAATTTTTGAAGTTGGTCAATTGGTCCTTAAGcgtatttttcctcatcaagatgaATACAAGGGAAAATTCACGCCAAATTGGCAATACATGGTTCGCaaagtattatctggaggtgctttggtcctCTCGGAGATGGACGGAACCGCATGGTCGAAACCCATAAAATCAGATGCTGTCAAGACATACGACAT GTGGAATAACTCTGATTCGCAGAGCTATTTGGCAAGCACTGACTGcttattttcattgccttttgACCCACTTGCTTTAGCGATCACTTTCTGTAATAGAAGGCTAAACGTTGCTATATGGAGTATTGCCAAGCGTGCTTAG